One window of the Halorussus sp. MSC15.2 genome contains the following:
- a CDS encoding DUF1918 domain-containing protein, with protein MSFEEDDHVILHDEHSDYDGEEGQITQVMDTMFGDSTYTVSFEDGQETGIPEDALEAADGDEDDEE; from the coding sequence ATGAGCTTCGAGGAAGACGACCACGTCATTCTGCACGACGAGCACAGCGACTACGACGGCGAAGAGGGACAGATTACGCAGGTGATGGACACGATGTTCGGCGACAGCACCTACACCGTCAGCTTCGAGGACGGACAGGAGACCGGCATCCCCGAGGACGCGCTGGAAGCCGCCGACGGCGACGAAGACGACGAAGAGTAG
- a CDS encoding DUF2391 domain-containing protein produces MSDRSANPRVGSASADPSEDPEMEDLLDELEELEDTVDDPEEREQVRETMRMARRVSTPSAFGRVIRGFDRHDAAEALVGSVVFGIPMLVEGGTIEIGEFIAAHPASLVVTLVGTIGLVIGLLYVAEIQQVEIHRPLFGFVPRRLAGVVGVSFLTAVVMMTVWGRVDWADPWLALCQTSVTFSAMALGAGLGDILPGS; encoded by the coding sequence ATGAGCGACCGGAGCGCTAACCCCCGGGTCGGTTCCGCGAGTGCCGACCCGTCGGAGGACCCCGAGATGGAGGACCTGCTCGACGAACTGGAGGAGTTGGAGGATACCGTGGACGACCCCGAGGAGCGCGAGCAGGTCCGCGAGACGATGCGGATGGCCCGGCGCGTCTCGACGCCGAGCGCGTTCGGTCGGGTCATCCGCGGGTTCGACCGTCACGACGCCGCCGAAGCGCTGGTCGGGAGCGTGGTGTTCGGGATTCCGATGCTGGTCGAAGGTGGCACCATCGAAATCGGAGAGTTCATCGCTGCCCATCCGGCCTCCCTCGTAGTCACACTCGTCGGCACCATCGGACTGGTCATCGGTCTGCTGTACGTGGCCGAAATCCAGCAGGTCGAGATTCATCGACCGCTGTTCGGGTTCGTTCCGCGGCGACTCGCCGGGGTCGTGGGCGTATCGTTTCTCACCGCGGTCGTCATGATGACGGTCTGGGGTCGCGTTGACTGGGCCGACCCGTGGTTGGCGCTCTGTCAGACGAGCGTGACGTTCTCGGCGATGGCGCTCGGGGCCGGACTCGGCGACATCCTGCCCGGGTCCTGA
- a CDS encoding RNA-binding protein, whose translation MAEVPFHYIDLRAFCYATEDDKRVEQALRTYLPEDFEIERATSEGHHGDRILVLSTRVENADEMRHVLSKVAELPDADTLIDELDERVDENCSLFLRLDKQAAYRGEAALGEGITFRAKVEAYPAEKDAAVENAREALAAL comes from the coding sequence ATGGCCGAAGTTCCGTTCCACTACATCGACTTGCGGGCGTTCTGCTACGCCACCGAGGACGACAAGCGCGTCGAGCAGGCCCTCCGGACCTACCTCCCCGAGGACTTCGAAATCGAGCGCGCGACCAGCGAGGGCCACCACGGCGACCGCATCCTCGTCCTCTCGACGCGCGTCGAGAACGCCGACGAGATGCGCCACGTCCTCTCGAAGGTGGCCGAACTGCCCGACGCCGACACCCTTATCGACGAACTCGACGAGCGCGTGGACGAGAACTGCTCGCTGTTCCTCCGCCTCGACAAGCAGGCGGCCTACCGCGGCGAGGCGGCACTCGGCGAGGGCATCACCTTCCGCGCGAAGGTCGAGGCCTACCCCGCCGAGAAGGACGCCGCCGTCGAGAACGCCCGCGAGGCGCTGGCGGCGCTCTGA
- the pyrB gene encoding aspartate carbamoyltransferase, whose translation MRDDHLITAKQLSREDVAAVLDRAAEIDADPAAFADRHADAILGLMFFEPSTRTKMSFETAIKRLGGDAVDMGTVESSSVKKGESLADTARVIEGYADALVLRHPSQGAAKMVGEFVDVPLLNAGDGAGHHPTQTLLDLYTIRENAGLDDLTIGIMGDLKYGRTVHSLAHALTNFDADQHFISPESLKLPRSVRYDLHESGANVREHTELEEILPALDVLYVTRIQRERFPDENEYQAIAGEYGIDLETLEPAKDDLTVMHPLPRVDEIAPEVDDTDYATYFEQAHNGVPVRMALLDQMLEDGQ comes from the coding sequence ATGCGTGACGACCACCTCATAACTGCCAAACAACTCTCGCGCGAGGACGTGGCGGCGGTTCTCGACCGCGCGGCCGAAATCGACGCCGACCCGGCCGCGTTCGCGGACCGCCACGCCGACGCGATACTCGGACTCATGTTCTTCGAGCCGAGTACCCGGACCAAGATGAGCTTCGAGACCGCCATCAAGCGCCTCGGCGGCGACGCAGTGGACATGGGTACCGTCGAGTCCTCGTCGGTCAAGAAGGGCGAGAGCCTCGCCGACACCGCCCGCGTCATCGAGGGGTACGCCGACGCGCTCGTCCTGCGCCACCCGAGTCAGGGCGCGGCCAAGATGGTCGGCGAGTTCGTGGACGTGCCGCTCCTGAACGCGGGCGACGGCGCTGGCCACCACCCGACCCAGACCCTACTCGACCTCTACACGATTCGGGAGAACGCGGGTCTCGACGACCTCACCATCGGCATCATGGGCGACCTGAAGTACGGCCGGACGGTCCACTCGCTGGCCCACGCGCTGACGAACTTCGACGCCGACCAGCACTTCATCAGCCCCGAGAGCCTGAAACTCCCGCGGAGCGTGCGCTACGACCTCCACGAATCCGGGGCGAACGTCCGGGAACACACCGAACTGGAGGAGATTCTGCCCGCGCTCGACGTGCTGTACGTCACCCGCATCCAGCGCGAGCGGTTCCCCGACGAGAACGAGTATCAGGCGATAGCGGGCGAGTACGGCATCGACCTCGAAACGCTCGAACCCGCCAAGGACGACCTGACCGTCATGCACCCCCTGCCGCGCGTGGACGAAATCGCGCCCGAAGTGGACGACACCGACTACGCGACCTACTTCGAGCAGGCCCACAACGGCGTCCCGGTCCGGATGGCCCTGCTCGACCAGATGCTGGAGGACGGACAATGA
- the glpK gene encoding glycerol kinase GlpK: protein MSGNSYIGAIDQGTTGTRFMVFDHDGTVVTDAYETHEQFYPEPGWVEHDPLEIWENTKSVVRTALDDADLSAEQLAAIGVTNQRETTLLWDRDTGKPVHNAIVWQDRRTTDRVEQLESEGKVEEIRAKTGLEADAYFSATKAEWLLDNADPIKTQRARPADMKERAAEGELLFGTIDSWLIYNLTGNHITDVTNASRTMLFDIHEMEWDDDLLREFEVPAACLPEVRPSSDEDYYGTTDADGFLGTEIPVAGALGDQQAALFGQTCFDAGDAKNTYGTGSFFLMNTGNEAVDSDHGLLTTVGFQRSGEPVQYALEGSIFVTGAAIEWLEDMTLIEDAAESEALARSVDSTEGVYVVPAFTGLGAPHWDQRARGTIVGMTRGTRREHVVRATLESIAYQTRDVAEAMVADSGIEMESLKVDGGAVKNNFLCQLQADIIGTEIARPEVDETTALGSAYAAGLAVGYWDDPDELRDNWRVDREFEPDMDRTEADRMYDRWSDAVERATDWARDGGDS, encoded by the coding sequence ATGTCAGGTAACTCATACATCGGCGCAATCGACCAAGGGACGACGGGGACCCGGTTCATGGTCTTCGACCACGACGGAACCGTCGTCACGGACGCTTACGAGACCCACGAACAGTTCTACCCGGAACCGGGGTGGGTCGAACACGACCCGCTCGAAATCTGGGAGAACACCAAGTCGGTCGTGCGGACGGCGCTCGACGACGCGGACCTCTCGGCCGAACAACTCGCCGCCATCGGCGTGACCAACCAGCGCGAGACGACGCTGCTCTGGGACCGCGACACCGGCAAGCCGGTCCACAACGCCATCGTCTGGCAGGACCGGCGGACCACCGACCGCGTCGAGCAACTCGAATCCGAGGGCAAGGTCGAGGAGATTCGAGCCAAGACCGGTCTCGAAGCCGACGCCTACTTCTCGGCGACCAAGGCCGAGTGGCTGCTCGACAACGCCGACCCCATCAAGACCCAGCGCGCTCGCCCGGCCGACATGAAAGAGCGGGCCGCAGAGGGCGAACTCCTGTTCGGGACCATCGACTCGTGGCTCATCTACAACCTCACGGGGAACCACATCACCGACGTGACGAACGCCTCCCGGACGATGCTGTTCGACATCCACGAGATGGAGTGGGACGACGACCTGCTCCGGGAGTTCGAGGTTCCCGCGGCGTGTCTCCCGGAGGTCCGGCCCTCCAGCGACGAGGACTACTACGGCACCACCGACGCCGACGGCTTCCTCGGCACGGAGATTCCGGTGGCGGGCGCGCTCGGGGACCAACAGGCCGCGCTCTTCGGCCAGACCTGCTTCGACGCGGGCGACGCCAAGAACACCTACGGCACCGGGAGCTTCTTCCTGATGAACACGGGCAACGAGGCGGTGGACAGCGACCACGGACTGCTCACGACGGTCGGGTTCCAGCGCTCGGGCGAACCCGTCCAGTACGCCCTCGAAGGCTCCATCTTCGTCACGGGCGCGGCCATCGAGTGGCTCGAAGACATGACGCTCATCGAGGACGCCGCCGAGTCCGAGGCGCTCGCACGGAGCGTCGATTCGACCGAGGGCGTCTACGTCGTTCCGGCGTTCACCGGACTCGGGGCACCCCACTGGGACCAGCGCGCGCGGGGCACCATCGTCGGGATGACCCGCGGCACGCGGCGCGAACACGTCGTCCGCGCGACGCTCGAATCCATCGCCTACCAGACCCGCGACGTGGCCGAGGCGATGGTCGCCGACAGCGGCATCGAGATGGAGAGCCTGAAAGTCGACGGTGGGGCCGTCAAGAACAACTTCCTCTGTCAGTTACAGGCCGACATCATCGGTACCGAAATCGCCCGCCCCGAGGTGGACGAGACGACCGCGCTCGGGTCGGCCTACGCCGCCGGTCTCGCGGTCGGCTACTGGGACGACCCGGACGAACTCAGGGACAACTGGCGCGTGGACCGCGAGTTCGAACCGGACATGGACCGGACGGAGGCCGACCGGATGTACGACCGGTGGAGCGACGCCGTCGAGCGCGCGACCGACTGGGCGCGCGACGGGGGTGACTCGTGA
- the cutA gene encoding divalent-cation tolerance protein CutA, producing MPTAYVTAPPEAASDLAETLVEERLAACVNRFPCTSVYRWEGEVHRDDEVVLLAKTTDAAYDRLEARVEELHPYDVPCVERFEESETLDSFAAWRDGEVGEREERR from the coding sequence ATGCCGACCGCCTACGTCACCGCACCGCCGGAAGCGGCGTCCGACCTCGCCGAGACGCTCGTGGAGGAACGACTCGCGGCCTGCGTCAACCGATTCCCTTGCACCTCGGTCTACCGGTGGGAGGGCGAGGTCCACCGAGACGACGAAGTGGTGTTGCTGGCCAAGACCACCGACGCGGCCTACGACCGCCTCGAAGCGCGGGTCGAGGAGCTACATCCCTACGACGTACCCTGCGTCGAGCGGTTCGAGGAGAGCGAGACGCTCGACTCGTTCGCGGCGTGGCGCGACGGGGAAGTCGGCGAACGGGAGGAGCGACGATGA
- a CDS encoding HAD-IIB family hydrolase — MAPPLVLDIDGTMTRPDDSVDPRFFDVLPEWDAPVVVATGKAFPYPVALCHFMYVEQNVIAENGGLVLSGEQVSKNADGEAARRVAEEYVAAGYDLGWGSTDMVNRWRETEVAIARDQPLGPLEELAAEHGLEVVDTGFAYHVKSPSIEKGVGLQSVARLLDRDPEEFVAVGDSENDVSTFGVVGESYAVANADEKAKRAADVVLDESYSEATLSVLDELRSRA, encoded by the coding sequence ATGGCTCCGCCGCTCGTCCTCGACATCGACGGCACGATGACCCGGCCCGACGACTCCGTAGACCCGCGGTTCTTCGACGTGCTTCCCGAGTGGGACGCGCCCGTGGTCGTCGCCACCGGGAAGGCGTTTCCCTACCCCGTCGCGCTCTGTCACTTCATGTACGTCGAGCAGAACGTCATCGCCGAGAACGGCGGTCTCGTCCTCTCGGGCGAGCAGGTGTCGAAGAACGCCGACGGCGAGGCCGCTCGCCGAGTCGCCGAGGAGTACGTCGCGGCGGGCTACGACCTCGGGTGGGGTTCCACGGACATGGTAAACCGGTGGCGCGAGACCGAGGTCGCCATCGCCCGGGACCAACCGCTCGGTCCCCTAGAGGAACTCGCGGCCGAACACGGACTGGAAGTCGTGGATACCGGGTTCGCTTACCACGTCAAGTCGCCCAGCATCGAGAAGGGCGTCGGCCTGCAGTCGGTCGCGCGACTCCTCGACCGCGACCCCGAGGAGTTCGTCGCGGTCGGCGACTCGGAGAACGACGTGTCCACGTTCGGCGTAGTCGGGGAGTCCTACGCCGTGGCGAACGCCGACGAGAAGGCCAAGCGCGCGGCCGACGTGGTGCTCGACGAGTCGTACTCCGAGGCGACGCTCTCGGTGCTGGACGAACTCCGGAGTCGGGCCTAA
- the glpA gene encoding anaerobic glycerol-3-phosphate dehydrogenase subunit GlpA, translating to MTATTDVLVIGGGSTGTGIARDLSMRGVDVTLVEKGNLTHGTTGRMHGLLHSGGRYAVSDRASAEECIEENRVLRDIASHCVEETGGLFVQLEGDPDEYFEEKLEGCRECGIPAEVLSAREAREEEPYLTKEVKRAIRVPDGAIDPFRLCVANAVSAENHGARVETHAEVVDLLGDGERVTGAEVRHDSGPGKRSHGKSGQTEEIRAEYVVNASGAWAGQIGEMADVDIEVRPSKGVMVVMNCRQVDTVVNRCRPKGDADIVVPHETTAILGTTDEEVSNPDDYPEERWEVDLMIDELKRLVPILGEARTVRSFWGVRPLYEPPEVGSADPTDITRDYFLLDHEERDDLRGLTSIVGGKFTTYRMMAEEISDHVCDQLGVSAASRTAEVPLPGSEDESVLDAGMDRFGLRSPVARRSAQRLGSRADEVLSSVEPNPVLCDCEAVTRAEVRDAIDQSGTDLNAVRIRTRASMGNCQGGFCCHRMASELHPEFDEPQAYAALDELFEERWKGERHALWGEQLSQAALNYALHATTMNRDRDPTVRGRDSSESENAEPIDFGAFDAGESAGRRPAADGGQRGD from the coding sequence ATGACAGCAACCACGGACGTTCTCGTCATCGGCGGGGGTTCGACCGGCACCGGCATCGCCAGAGACCTGTCGATGCGGGGGGTGGACGTCACTCTCGTCGAGAAAGGGAATCTGACCCACGGGACGACCGGCCGGATGCACGGCCTGCTCCACAGCGGGGGGCGCTACGCGGTCTCTGACCGAGCGAGCGCGGAGGAGTGCATCGAGGAGAACCGCGTCCTCCGGGACATCGCGAGCCACTGCGTCGAGGAGACCGGTGGCCTGTTCGTCCAGTTGGAGGGCGACCCCGACGAGTACTTCGAGGAGAAACTGGAGGGCTGTCGTGAGTGCGGCATCCCCGCGGAGGTCCTCAGCGCCCGCGAGGCCCGCGAGGAGGAACCGTATCTCACGAAGGAGGTGAAACGCGCGATTCGAGTTCCGGACGGCGCTATCGACCCGTTTCGCCTCTGCGTGGCCAACGCGGTCAGCGCCGAGAACCACGGCGCACGCGTCGAGACCCACGCCGAGGTCGTGGACCTGCTGGGCGACGGCGAGCGCGTGACCGGCGCGGAGGTACGCCACGACAGCGGCCCCGGCAAACGCTCCCACGGGAAGTCCGGCCAGACCGAGGAGATTCGCGCGGAATACGTCGTCAACGCGTCGGGCGCGTGGGCGGGCCAAATCGGCGAGATGGCGGACGTGGACATCGAGGTCCGACCGTCGAAGGGCGTGATGGTCGTGATGAACTGCCGGCAGGTGGACACGGTCGTCAACCGCTGTCGGCCGAAGGGCGACGCCGACATCGTGGTACCTCACGAGACGACCGCCATCCTCGGCACCACCGATGAGGAGGTCTCGAACCCCGACGACTACCCGGAGGAACGGTGGGAAGTGGACCTGATGATAGACGAGTTGAAGCGACTCGTTCCCATCCTCGGGGAGGCCCGGACGGTCCGGTCGTTCTGGGGCGTCCGCCCGCTGTACGAACCGCCGGAAGTCGGGAGCGCCGACCCGACCGACATCACGCGCGACTACTTCCTGCTCGACCACGAGGAGCGCGACGACCTCCGCGGACTTACCTCCATCGTCGGCGGGAAGTTCACCACCTACCGGATGATGGCCGAGGAGATTTCCGACCACGTCTGCGACCAACTCGGCGTCAGCGCGGCGAGTCGAACCGCCGAGGTCCCGCTTCCGGGGAGCGAGGACGAGTCGGTCCTCGACGCCGGGATGGACCGCTTCGGCCTGCGCTCGCCGGTCGCGCGCCGCAGCGCCCAGCGACTCGGCAGTCGCGCCGACGAGGTGCTCTCGTCGGTCGAACCGAACCCGGTCCTCTGCGACTGCGAGGCCGTCACCCGCGCGGAAGTGCGGGATGCCATCGACCAGTCGGGAACCGACCTCAACGCGGTCCGCATCCGGACCCGCGCGTCGATGGGCAACTGTCAGGGCGGGTTCTGTTGTCACCGGATGGCGAGCGAACTCCACCCCGAGTTCGACGAACCGCAGGCCTACGCCGCGCTCGACGAACTGTTCGAGGAGCGCTGGAAGGGCGAGCGCCACGCCCTCTGGGGCGAACAGCTCTCGCAGGCCGCGCTCAACTACGCGCTCCACGCGACCACGATGAACCGGGACCGCGACCCGACGGTTCGGGGCCGCGATTCGTCCGAGAGCGAGAACGCCGAACCCATCGACTTCGGCGCGTTCGACGCGGGCGAGTCGGCGGGTCGGCGGCCCGCCGCCGACGGAGGACAACGTGGCGATTGA
- a CDS encoding NUDIX domain-containing protein has translation MTTIDDLWYLTTQAEQQAEQVHHQLTDDYEEFLDRSHARRVSRPRFRTLAERIAEFGAPYGAHSVVYRPSGELLLVWHAGVEKWVVPGGEPDPGESFREAAERELAEEAGVEASYRGLAMNVRVEIRCDDYSTWGVLPLFEARVEDPTTPDPDDPDGEITDAEWFDDLPENTRDREDLLAWREFALG, from the coding sequence ATGACTACCATCGACGACCTCTGGTACCTCACCACGCAGGCCGAACAGCAGGCCGAACAGGTCCACCACCAGTTGACCGACGACTACGAGGAGTTCCTCGACCGGAGTCACGCCCGGCGAGTCTCCCGACCCCGGTTTCGCACGCTCGCCGAACGCATCGCGGAGTTCGGCGCTCCCTACGGCGCCCACTCGGTCGTCTACCGCCCGTCGGGCGAACTCCTGCTCGTCTGGCACGCGGGCGTCGAGAAGTGGGTCGTCCCCGGCGGCGAACCCGACCCCGGTGAGTCGTTCCGGGAGGCCGCCGAACGCGAACTCGCCGAGGAGGCGGGTGTCGAGGCGTCCTACCGCGGACTGGCGATGAACGTCCGGGTCGAGATTCGGTGCGACGACTACTCGACGTGGGGCGTCCTCCCGCTGTTCGAGGCCCGCGTCGAGGACCCGACGACTCCCGACCCCGACGACCCGGACGGCGAAATCACCGACGCCGAGTGGTTCGACGACCTGCCCGAGAACACCCGCGACCGGGAAGACCTGCTGGCGTGGCGCGAGTTCGCGCTAGGTTGA
- the pyrI gene encoding aspartate carbamoyltransferase regulatory subunit, with protein sequence MSDHQLRVSKIPRGTVIDHIRAGQALNVLAILGIDGESGETVSVGMNIPSDRMGHKDIVKVEGRELSQDEVDVLSLIAPEATINIIREYEVAEKQYLERPDRVVGVLSCPNHNCITNADEPVETEFEVLDDGVRCEYCETIVREDLAAHIAAE encoded by the coding sequence ATGAGCGACCACCAACTCCGCGTCAGCAAGATTCCGAGAGGCACCGTCATCGACCACATTCGCGCCGGGCAGGCGCTGAACGTCCTCGCCATCCTCGGCATCGACGGCGAGTCCGGCGAGACGGTCAGCGTCGGCATGAACATCCCGAGCGACCGAATGGGTCACAAGGACATCGTGAAGGTCGAGGGCCGCGAGTTGAGTCAGGACGAGGTGGACGTGCTGTCGCTCATCGCTCCCGAGGCGACCATCAACATCATCCGGGAGTACGAAGTCGCCGAGAAGCAGTACCTCGAACGCCCCGACCGAGTGGTCGGCGTCCTCTCGTGTCCCAACCACAACTGCATCACCAACGCCGACGAACCCGTCGAGACCGAGTTCGAGGTGCTGGACGACGGCGTTCGATGCGAGTACTGCGAGACCATCGTCCGCGAGGACCTCGCGGCCCACATCGCGGCCGAGTAG
- a CDS encoding cytochrome P450 — protein MSSSPPGPNGEPLFGSSRRYARDPFRFLSACEQAYGDVVRFDLGPLNTYLLTDPADVERVLVSEADRFRKPEFQDDALGDLLGKGLLLSEGQTWREQRDLASPAFRPGRLTGFADDIVAHNDDLLADWSDGAEINVELDMTEVTLAVIVDLMLGTDLDDRRVRTIREALEPLGARFEPDPVRFAAPQWLPMPGDGEYRNAVETMEDVIDDIVSERRGTHGDSPADEGPDDLLSILLRAQDRGEQSDRQIRDEVMTMLLAGHDTTALTLTYSWYLLSQHPDVERRVHDEIESVLGDDPPTMADVRDLDFVEQVIDEAMRLYPPVYTMFREPKGSVELGGYRIPDDAAIMLSQWAMHRSERYWDAPDEFDPDRWTRDVDRPRFAYFPFGGGPRHCIGKHLAKLEAKLILARTAQQYRLEYTREREPELRPTLTMHPRDGMPMRVHER, from the coding sequence ATGAGTTCCTCACCGCCCGGACCCAACGGAGAACCGCTGTTCGGCAGCAGTCGCCGGTACGCCCGCGACCCGTTCCGCTTCCTGTCGGCCTGCGAGCAGGCCTACGGCGACGTGGTCCGGTTCGACCTCGGGCCGCTGAACACCTACCTCCTGACCGACCCCGCCGACGTCGAACGCGTGCTTGTCTCGGAGGCCGACCGGTTCCGCAAGCCCGAGTTTCAGGACGACGCGCTCGGCGACCTGCTCGGGAAAGGTCTCCTCCTCAGCGAGGGCCAGACGTGGCGCGAACAGCGCGACCTCGCCAGTCCGGCGTTCAGGCCGGGTCGGCTGACGGGGTTCGCCGACGACATCGTCGCCCACAACGACGACCTGCTCGCGGATTGGTCGGACGGCGCCGAAATCAACGTCGAACTGGACATGACGGAGGTGACTCTCGCGGTCATCGTGGACCTGATGCTCGGCACCGACCTCGATGACCGACGCGTCCGGACCATCCGCGAGGCGCTGGAACCGCTCGGCGCTCGCTTCGAACCCGACCCCGTCCGGTTCGCCGCGCCGCAGTGGCTCCCGATGCCCGGCGACGGCGAGTACCGGAACGCCGTCGAGACGATGGAGGACGTCATCGACGACATCGTCTCGGAACGACGGGGTACTCACGGTGACTCCCCCGCCGACGAGGGACCGGACGACCTGCTCTCGATTCTGCTGCGGGCGCAGGACCGCGGCGAGCAGTCCGACCGCCAGATTCGCGACGAGGTGATGACGATGCTGCTGGCCGGCCACGACACCACCGCGCTCACGCTGACCTACTCGTGGTATCTGCTCTCCCAACATCCGGACGTCGAGCGTCGAGTCCACGACGAAATCGAGTCGGTGCTCGGCGACGACCCGCCGACGATGGCGGACGTGAGAGACCTCGACTTCGTCGAACAGGTCATCGACGAGGCGATGCGGCTGTATCCGCCGGTGTACACGATGTTTCGCGAACCGAAGGGTTCCGTGGAACTCGGCGGCTACCGAATCCCGGACGACGCCGCCATCATGCTCTCGCAGTGGGCGATGCACCGCTCTGAGCGCTACTGGGACGCCCCCGACGAGTTCGACCCCGACCGGTGGACGCGCGACGTGGACCGGCCGCGGTTCGCGTACTTCCCCTTCGGCGGCGGTCCCCGCCACTGCATCGGCAAACACCTCGCCAAGTTGGAGGCCAAACTCATCCTCGCCCGGACCGCACAGCAGTACCGCCTCGAATACACGCGCGAGAGGGAACCGGAACTCCGACCGACCCTGACGATGCATCCCCGAGACGGGATGCCGATGCGCGTCCACGAGCGGTGA
- a CDS encoding metalloregulator ArsR/SmtB family transcription factor produces MASTTTRLRRLVSDELGECRDADLDRRLAELDELADSTFADDSARPVFAVLGDETRYRLARVLAAADDELCVCELEPLVEVSESAVSHALSDLVDAGLVRRRKDGNWRYYDATELAEALLGTADREVSDS; encoded by the coding sequence ATGGCAAGTACGACGACGCGGCTCCGCCGACTCGTCTCGGACGAACTCGGCGAGTGCCGGGACGCCGACCTCGACCGTCGGCTCGCGGAACTGGACGAACTCGCCGACAGCACCTTCGCGGACGACTCGGCTCGGCCGGTGTTCGCTGTCCTCGGCGACGAGACGCGCTACCGACTCGCCAGGGTTCTCGCCGCCGCGGACGACGAACTCTGCGTCTGCGAACTCGAACCGCTGGTCGAGGTCAGCGAGAGCGCGGTCAGTCACGCGCTGTCGGACCTCGTGGACGCCGGACTCGTCCGGCGGCGGAAAGACGGCAACTGGCGCTACTACGACGCCACCGAACTCGCCGAGGCGCTCCTCGGGACCGCAGACCGAGAGGTGAGCGACTCGTGA
- the arsB gene encoding ACR3 family arsenite efflux transporter: MSDDIGVLDRYLTVWIGLAMALGVGLGYAVPGVADLLNAVTFNGTSLPIAVGLFVMIYPIMAEIDYGRIPKVTRTARKEIGLTLALNWLVAPFVMYGLAVFFLGGHPEFVTGLVIVGIAPCIAMVLVWNELAAGNQEMCAVCVGVNSLLQIVLFVPYAFVFLTVLRGTSVDVSIGLIAQTVLVFLGLPLLLGYLTQQVAFRTVGRTAYYDRIVPRISPLGLLGLLFTVVVMFALKGEYIVENPEQIALIAVPLFVFFAGMWALAYGASAALGFDYTESISVAFTASSNNFELAIAVAVAVFGIGSNVALATVVGPLIEVPVMLALVRVALATKDRLFPEARVAGEAAYSD; this comes from the coding sequence GTGAGCGACGACATCGGCGTGCTGGACCGCTATCTCACGGTCTGGATTGGACTCGCGATGGCGCTCGGCGTTGGTCTCGGTTACGCGGTGCCCGGCGTCGCCGACCTGCTGAACGCGGTCACGTTCAACGGCACGAGCCTCCCCATCGCGGTCGGCCTGTTCGTGATGATATACCCGATAATGGCCGAAATCGACTACGGGCGAATCCCGAAGGTGACGCGCACGGCCCGGAAGGAGATTGGGTTGACGCTCGCGCTCAACTGGCTCGTCGCACCGTTCGTGATGTACGGTCTCGCGGTCTTCTTCCTCGGCGGCCACCCCGAGTTCGTCACCGGACTGGTCATCGTCGGCATCGCGCCGTGCATCGCCATGGTGCTGGTCTGGAACGAACTCGCGGCCGGGAATCAGGAGATGTGCGCGGTCTGCGTCGGCGTCAACAGTCTCCTGCAAATCGTGCTGTTCGTCCCCTACGCGTTCGTCTTCCTGACGGTCCTCCGGGGAACCTCGGTGGACGTCTCCATCGGTCTCATCGCCCAGACTGTGCTTGTCTTCCTCGGTCTGCCGCTGCTTCTAGGCTATCTCACCCAACAGGTCGCGTTCCGGACCGTCGGGCGGACGGCGTACTACGACCGAATCGTCCCCCGAATCAGTCCGCTCGGACTCCTCGGCCTGCTGTTCACCGTGGTCGTGATGTTCGCGCTCAAGGGCGAGTACATCGTCGAGAACCCCGAGCAGATAGCCCTCATCGCGGTTCCGCTGTTCGTCTTCTTCGCGGGGATGTGGGCGCTGGCCTACGGCGCGTCCGCCGCGCTGGGCTTCGATTACACCGAGAGCATCAGCGTCGCGTTCACCGCCTCGTCGAACAACTTCGAGTTGGCTATCGCGGTCGCCGTCGCCGTCTTCGGCATCGGGAGCAACGTGGCGCTCGCCACGGTCGTCGGCCCGCTCATCGAGGTGCCCGTGATGCTGGCGCTCGTCCGGGTCGCGCTGGCGACGAAGGACCGACTGTTCCCGGAGGCCCGCGTAGCGGGCGAAGCCGCCTACTCCGACTGA